From Streptosporangium album, the proteins below share one genomic window:
- a CDS encoding helix-turn-helix transcriptional regulator: MDRTDRLYALAEELRAISPRFRSARELAARFEVSVRTVERDISALQRSGVPIYAEPGRRGCYVLDRSMSLPPLNFTPAEAVAVATALERSGNDPLALHAHSALRKLTAALSPSKGTGEGEPLAPARAAAEPEPYPRVSRVIELALLHRRVLRIEYEDRKGRTTTREVEPAIFVGGRGGHWYLVGLCRLRQDARIFRLDRVRWAEETAEVSPEHPPERFSPQIPGVLTGTPDLE; the protein is encoded by the coding sequence GTGGACCGCACCGACCGGCTTTACGCCCTCGCCGAGGAGCTCCGCGCGATCTCGCCCCGGTTCCGGTCGGCGCGTGAGCTCGCCGCCAGGTTCGAGGTCAGCGTCCGCACGGTCGAGCGTGACATCTCCGCGCTCCAGCGGTCGGGAGTGCCGATATACGCCGAGCCCGGCAGGCGCGGCTGCTACGTCCTCGACAGGAGCATGTCCCTGCCCCCGCTCAATTTCACCCCGGCCGAGGCGGTGGCGGTGGCCACGGCGCTCGAACGGTCGGGAAACGACCCCCTCGCCCTCCACGCCCACAGCGCCCTGCGCAAGCTGACCGCGGCGCTGTCGCCCTCCAAGGGCACCGGGGAGGGAGAACCGCTCGCCCCGGCGCGCGCGGCCGCCGAGCCGGAGCCCTACCCCCGGGTGTCGCGGGTGATCGAGCTGGCACTGCTGCACCGCAGGGTGCTGCGGATCGAATACGAGGACCGCAAGGGCCGGACCACCACGCGCGAGGTGGAACCGGCGATCTTCGTGGGTGGCCGTGGCGGTCACTGGTATCTCGTGGGTCTGTGCCGCCTCCGGCAGGACGCGCGGATCTTCCGGCTCGACCGCGTCCGCTGGGCGGAGGAGACCGCGGAGGTCTCCCCGGAGCATCCGCCGGAGCGGTTCTCCCCGCAGATCCCCGGCGTGCTCACGGGGACCCCGGATCTCGAGTGA
- a CDS encoding glutathionylspermidine synthase family protein yields the protein MRRDTSLPRDGWESIIEGQGLAYHRSAHPEGLDRPYWDEAAQYVFSMDEVLDLENQVEELHRMCLHAVEHVVERGRYAEFAIPGWVAPEIARSWERNDPHLFGRFDLRYDGTGPAKLLEYNADTPTSLLESSVVQWFWLRDRYPDDDQWNSIHERLIARWQQIAAGLPTGPAHFAWTTMDQTGEEAMTLAYLQETADQAGLKTIAVAMEDIGWDGLNLRFVDMERRVIRSLCKLYPWEWAIADPFGAHAVRQQVSMTWIEPLWKTLLSNKALLAVLWELYPGHPNLLPAYLDGPRDLSSYIVKPLLGREGANMRIVTPDGRVETAGGYGAEGHVYQEFQALPVFDGWRPVLGAWVVHDEAAGVGIRETSGFVTDDTSSFVPHRIEL from the coding sequence ATGAGACGCGACACCTCGCTCCCCCGCGACGGCTGGGAGAGCATCATCGAGGGCCAAGGCCTGGCCTACCACCGTTCGGCCCATCCCGAGGGCCTCGACCGCCCCTACTGGGACGAGGCCGCGCAGTACGTCTTCTCCATGGACGAGGTCCTCGACCTGGAGAACCAGGTGGAGGAACTGCACCGGATGTGCCTGCACGCGGTGGAGCACGTCGTCGAGCGCGGCCGCTACGCCGAATTCGCCATCCCCGGATGGGTGGCGCCGGAGATCGCCCGTTCATGGGAGCGGAACGATCCCCACCTGTTCGGCCGGTTCGATCTGCGCTATGACGGGACCGGCCCCGCCAAGCTGCTGGAGTACAACGCCGACACCCCGACCAGCCTGCTGGAGAGCTCGGTCGTCCAGTGGTTCTGGCTGCGGGACCGCTACCCGGACGACGACCAGTGGAACTCCATCCACGAACGGCTGATCGCCCGGTGGCAGCAGATAGCGGCCGGTCTGCCCACCGGACCGGCGCACTTCGCCTGGACCACCATGGACCAGACCGGCGAGGAGGCGATGACCCTCGCCTACCTCCAGGAGACCGCCGACCAGGCCGGGCTGAAGACGATCGCCGTGGCCATGGAGGACATCGGCTGGGACGGCCTCAACCTGCGGTTCGTGGACATGGAACGCCGGGTGATCCGCTCGCTCTGCAAGCTGTACCCGTGGGAGTGGGCGATCGCCGACCCGTTCGGCGCCCATGCGGTGCGCCAGCAGGTCTCGATGACCTGGATCGAGCCGTTGTGGAAGACGCTGCTCTCCAACAAGGCACTGCTCGCGGTGCTCTGGGAGCTGTACCCGGGCCATCCGAACCTGCTCCCGGCCTACCTCGACGGACCCCGCGACCTGTCGTCCTACATCGTCAAACCCCTGCTCGGCAGGGAGGGCGCGAACATGCGGATCGTCACTCCTGACGGCCGCGTCGAGACCGCCGGCGGCTATGGCGCCGAGGGCCACGTCTACCAGGAGTTCCAGGCACTGCCCGTCTTCGACGGCTGGCGCCCCGTGCTCGGCGCCTGGGTCGTCCACGACGAGGCGGCCGGCGTCGGCATCCGTGAGACCTCAGGGTTCGTCACCGACGACACGTCGTCCTTCGTCCCGCACCGCATCGAACTCTGA
- a CDS encoding alpha/beta hydrolase, with translation MRRILATASATAILSSALAACGNGAMTNGYGAAGGPSTPDSVQSPAQGSAEPAGPIAWSACTDLERPDGQAPAKPDPNLRCGKLKVPLDYAKPTGEMLDMAVIKVKATGPGERIGSLVFNFGGPGASGVDTLARAAKVFGTLRARYDLVSFDPRGVERSSGVRCGDSKIMDKFTSMNSLATTPAEQAEMDQTVKEFADACQQTSGKILPYVGTVNAARDMDRLREAVGDKQLNYFGISYGTQLGAVYATHFAKNVGRFVLDSPLDPSVGLDKRTLVQTRGFQHAYEAFLKDCVKGPGPCEIGADTTIANKNVDTFLTDLEKKPLQVGARELTQGLASTGVSAALYSNLTWPLLEQGLSRGFKGDGRILLALADSYNGRKPDGSYSTLMSSFPAISCVDTAERPTPQELSATQAEAMKISPLFASQGMGSICRLWPVPGSDEARKVNAAGSGPIVVVGGTGDPATPYEWAPRLTEDLKTGVLVTYKGEGHGAYLSGDACVKKVVDGYLIGGKTPAKGTTCPTS, from the coding sequence GTGCGAAGAATCCTGGCGACCGCCAGTGCGACGGCGATCCTGTCCAGCGCGCTGGCCGCCTGCGGCAATGGCGCCATGACCAACGGGTACGGCGCCGCGGGCGGCCCTTCCACCCCGGATTCCGTCCAGAGCCCGGCGCAGGGTTCTGCTGAGCCGGCGGGCCCGATCGCCTGGAGCGCCTGCACGGACCTCGAGCGCCCGGACGGGCAGGCTCCCGCCAAGCCCGACCCCAACCTGCGGTGCGGAAAGCTGAAGGTCCCACTCGACTACGCCAAACCCACCGGCGAGATGCTGGACATGGCGGTGATCAAGGTCAAGGCCACCGGTCCCGGCGAGCGGATCGGTTCCCTGGTCTTCAACTTCGGCGGCCCCGGCGCGTCGGGCGTCGACACCCTGGCCAGAGCCGCCAAGGTCTTCGGCACCCTGCGCGCCCGTTACGACCTGGTCAGCTTCGATCCCCGTGGGGTGGAGCGCAGTTCCGGGGTCAGGTGCGGCGACAGCAAGATCATGGACAAGTTCACCTCGATGAACAGTCTGGCCACCACCCCGGCGGAGCAGGCCGAGATGGACCAGACCGTCAAGGAGTTCGCCGACGCCTGCCAGCAGACCTCCGGCAAGATCCTCCCCTATGTCGGCACGGTGAACGCCGCCCGGGACATGGACCGGCTCCGCGAGGCGGTGGGCGACAAGCAGCTCAACTACTTCGGCATCTCGTACGGCACGCAGCTCGGCGCGGTCTACGCGACCCACTTCGCCAAGAACGTGGGCCGTTTCGTGCTGGACTCCCCGCTCGACCCCAGCGTCGGCCTGGACAAGCGCACGCTGGTCCAGACCCGGGGATTCCAGCACGCCTACGAGGCCTTCCTGAAGGACTGCGTCAAGGGGCCCGGCCCATGCGAGATCGGCGCCGACACGACGATCGCGAACAAGAACGTCGACACGTTCCTGACCGACCTGGAGAAGAAGCCGCTGCAGGTCGGCGCTCGCGAGCTCACCCAGGGACTGGCGAGCACCGGTGTCTCCGCCGCGCTGTACTCCAACCTGACCTGGCCGCTGCTGGAGCAGGGCCTGAGCCGGGGGTTCAAGGGCGACGGCCGTATCCTGCTGGCACTGGCCGACAGCTACAACGGCCGTAAGCCCGACGGGTCCTACTCGACTCTCATGAGCAGCTTCCCCGCCATCAGCTGCGTCGACACCGCCGAACGGCCGACCCCCCAGGAACTGTCCGCGACCCAGGCCGAGGCGATGAAGATCTCCCCGCTCTTCGCCAGCCAGGGCATGGGCAGCATCTGCCGGTTGTGGCCGGTCCCGGGCAGCGACGAGGCCAGGAAGGTGAACGCCGCCGGCTCCGGGCCGATCGTGGTGGTCGGCGGCACCGGCGACCCCGCCACGCCGTACGAATGGGCGCCGAGGCTGACCGAGGATCTCAAGACGGGTGTGCTGGTCACCTACAAGGGCGAGGGCCACGGCGCGTACCTGTCCGGCGACGCCTGCGTGAAGAAGGTCGTCGACGGCTACCTGATCGGTGGGAAGACCCCCGCGAAGGGCACCACCTGTCCCACGTCCTGA
- a CDS encoding DUF350 domain-containing protein, giving the protein MSPTPLPSLVPVPIRGEAFSLAETLGRGALAIVSYAALGVILLIIGFYVIDMAIPGKLSHLIKSDRNPNAALLTGSGLAAIGLIVAASIWSSGGALHEGLLATAVFGLVGIAVQTVGMVVFDKVAGISVRELVQEPDLQPGARLLAVTHLAIGLITAVAVI; this is encoded by the coding sequence ATGAGCCCCACCCCCCTGCCCAGCCTGGTCCCCGTCCCGATCCGCGGCGAGGCGTTCTCCCTGGCCGAGACCCTCGGACGCGGCGCGCTCGCCATCGTCTCCTACGCCGCGCTCGGTGTGATCCTGCTGATCATCGGCTTCTACGTGATCGACATGGCCATCCCCGGCAAGCTCAGCCACCTGATCAAGTCCGACCGCAACCCCAACGCCGCCCTGCTCACCGGCTCCGGTCTGGCCGCCATCGGGCTGATCGTCGCGGCCTCCATCTGGTCCTCGGGCGGAGCGCTGCACGAGGGCCTGCTCGCGACCGCGGTCTTCGGGCTGGTGGGCATCGCCGTACAGACGGTGGGGATGGTGGTGTTCGACAAGGTCGCCGGGATCTCGGTCCGTGAGCTGGTCCAGGAGCCCGACCTCCAGCCCGGCGCCCGCCTCCTGGCGGTCACCCACCTGGCCATCGGCCTGATCACCGCCGTCGCCGTCATCTGA
- a CDS encoding PucR family transcriptional regulator, which produces MGTLGTAAMSRMDDRLMWFRALSAEDRSWVGLVAQAGIAAFVEWFQHAGEGRPTPSIEFFGTAPRELKRSISLQQTVDIVRVVVEVVEAQTGDLAAPGGEDQLQQAMLRYTRDVAFAAAQVYAREAEARGAWDARLEALIVDALVRGEVDDGLHSWAAALGWTSSPIVVLAGQAPDDDPQAVVDGLRDRGRRSGLDMLAGVQHDRLIVIVGGADSVSAAARHVLPRFGPGPVVIGPEVNDLQAAASSARAAIAGLRAASGWPDAPRPVHAEDLLAERAIDGDSDARGQLIENVYLPLVGTPLLDTLATYLEQGTSLEATARLLFVHPNTVRYRLRKITELTGYQPTEGRSAFTLQVGLILGRLSETTVI; this is translated from the coding sequence ATGGGCACGCTGGGTACGGCCGCCATGTCGAGGATGGACGACCGGCTGATGTGGTTCCGTGCCCTGTCGGCCGAGGACAGATCCTGGGTCGGGCTGGTCGCCCAGGCGGGGATCGCCGCGTTCGTGGAGTGGTTCCAGCATGCCGGGGAGGGCCGTCCGACCCCCAGCATCGAGTTCTTCGGCACCGCGCCCCGGGAGCTGAAGCGCTCCATCTCGCTGCAGCAGACCGTGGACATCGTCCGGGTGGTGGTCGAGGTGGTCGAGGCGCAGACGGGAGATCTGGCCGCGCCAGGCGGGGAGGACCAGCTCCAGCAGGCGATGCTCCGTTACACCCGCGACGTGGCGTTCGCCGCCGCCCAGGTCTACGCGCGTGAGGCCGAGGCGCGTGGCGCCTGGGACGCCCGGCTGGAGGCGTTGATCGTGGACGCGCTGGTCCGGGGTGAGGTCGACGACGGTCTGCACTCGTGGGCCGCCGCGCTCGGCTGGACCTCCTCCCCCATCGTGGTGCTGGCCGGACAGGCGCCCGACGACGACCCGCAGGCGGTGGTCGACGGGCTGCGCGACCGGGGCCGCAGATCCGGGCTGGACATGCTGGCCGGGGTCCAGCACGACCGGCTGATCGTGATCGTGGGGGGTGCGGACAGTGTCAGCGCCGCCGCCAGGCATGTGCTGCCGCGCTTCGGTCCCGGCCCGGTCGTGATCGGACCGGAGGTGAACGACCTGCAGGCGGCCGCGAGCTCGGCACGGGCGGCGATCGCCGGCCTGCGGGCGGCATCCGGGTGGCCGGACGCGCCCCGGCCGGTCCACGCCGAGGACCTGCTGGCCGAGCGGGCGATCGACGGCGACTCCGACGCCAGGGGGCAGTTGATCGAGAACGTCTATCTGCCGCTGGTGGGCACACCGCTCCTCGACACGCTCGCGACCTACCTTGAGCAGGGCACGTCCCTGGAGGCCACGGCCCGGTTGCTCTTCGTCCATCCGAACACGGTGCGCTACCGTCTCCGTAAGATCACCGAGCTGACCGGCTACCAGCCCACGGAAGGGCGCTCCGCCTTCACCCTGCAGGTCGGGCTCATCCTCGGCCGCCTGTCCGAAACGACCGTAATCTAG